A stretch of the Parus major isolate Abel chromosome 15, Parus_major1.1, whole genome shotgun sequence genome encodes the following:
- the PRR14L gene encoding LOW QUALITY PROTEIN: protein PRR14L (The sequence of the model RefSeq protein was modified relative to this genomic sequence to represent the inferred CDS: deleted 1 base in 1 codon; substituted 1 base at 1 genomic stop codon), protein MLSSGVESLLDSSVSAVIEELYTGLPESTELMAVPGPSLGLDAQSDGLVPVLAHRDGPWTSATGNFCQKTEDLGDMLQVISHGPAESFPEELLQAGDLAEDEKSRRGHFRKLDCSSDGYQKEDVEAQGAEDHHAECCPLTPGEGWSEQEDPHLNEQGTKSLRTCCAETAGSVRNTEENQANVQVTAETLPKLTEEVQGMKADGTRIFSKAGCRNDRVSKGLPPESNQCPDVDTVMARAGVSETNILGFLEPLKVMDIGAATDYPQETSDYSGSKAHAAMPLRAGGNGVSVLEIREEKLPRQNHLNEFSSSFVSCQTCQQDEENYAYDFFKGTVPEQNEPRELFSAESCRTLSTQSSEVLCPVLKSISYLDFGNTSLESRSAVHGITSETPQKYLPQNIKHHTLYDHGTGFLENQTSTSVPVEQISVVRNKGLSSAKSDPRELSATTGKSHSSEPEEAAEVWRKIAVGDNIEMCSWPEAQEAANSERCRSPVFSSVAPSSHKFSKEKFKILPSEGDKLKKDQWQFSVSDPCKNDIKENCLWVETSNIASHETGQRDICFYSTANKIPPLSNHSCLDLGTKLGKDSPKAQLLEKESESNTTSEEFAGSLVGAPEAESSDSLSSGSKPNLFYTLNVTLPPVLQKSREPHYNECLPCTAKEVSCRDQAWGNLSRKESVGASGTTVEPIAEVLLHEDKFKSSVNSMTSDNPNTAIRISQMNVKSSAGNMERVVTGLENEHCHTWICNNQNIKKQCTAASTSCILSGSTRVDEVFLDSHSFGVEVGKIEENDNLEGESSSGFNSKEAITFPEAHAPLARGCLCENDWGNRGIALYGINDIPSGKPMFCSAYTAEKSTATLARDEISNKNMEVVEQLELCKVTGSEIVSDREEAKEQIGICASQRDEFDKTRAVDSQNAPGSHQRNKTSEQLLVRYLNKNTCAHNFGFYNSLLGPQKRELNTCEQEEMPLLTADPSGCSTSTCDPHPAPDNVNIPTQHAGQTEETLCLMGNQFHPCQRESDVPVLGSEQHSESLTNQPNTGLQTMGGSVEKDEIGPYHSEEILLKTGGDLPLLDHRYARETRFEGGLQENVMGLDSSIGVKNEDSLGYMDSISDLIEQKTVRLQECENRCERKNKGTLEENFFDDKQHCSQQAHFIVCAKEKAELEFTGNKAQKSLPKMKWLVENQENTTSAQFLPISSINGSLSYKPENRNVLSDTENRESLSITPILNNSCPQLTFEPGKETDAQRSVCPSHLGKFDIQESCVETQADSETVSALHSHISLPEKEELHMSPESTQRDNYDSSAAGAFSQGTSMTKILSVTISVKKKSSNVEVPSSGNGSAAGSLNGAKSSRVCAHSKRSLEGEGLCTPTVXIPILNKSCPQLAFEPGKETGDQRGICAFHSEKFDIKETSNRTQMDSETMSALNSHISLPEKEKLSMSPENTQRDTSSSDKKFSKDSSMTKILSVKISVKKKSSNVEVSSSGNGSAAGSLNGAKSSRVCAHSKRSLEGEGLCTPAVKGMDMSSPKSPSGEEKFKNTCVEQKIEKEVAPRGRLPKDCPRALEDSKESGSKIVPLRTENYGKVLEEIRRSKLNHLSKERQNDTKLPNLAHTSVLSQTVHDYQAGAVSDTEAAPEAQDNTTPTFSPPPSTLSDSCKQPSPNCVVCSEACVLYKLNAQSKDNVKEVTEGQDKAPTRAVCKQNGALGSERLNQIEEHQVLKQKKYGKVEVHQLGKAQQEQKLEHQEKAKIILQPSMLHSSELLHSSSAELMTSRNTKFGGASEEILAVRGSESKLCSTLQEVKTPKITTDFISSQFLKTQDLEMENQNLNLGYDGIPGAFGTTNKQRGTTNKLRGPLPLKIQPGRACKKVPMLYQLKTGRKIKKIKSSPFFEIPLEVFPKQENTLLESLYFPCKPPAVEKETAMRFAHMPRQRAKGCSLLNSLKFRKCTKDPALLSKLSAMANKLLAPAKSSRHLERLPYSSEILPVGDRYSQCRAKNLLEAFSCINRNVHSRWADSWCTKMFSFQPLALYPVQTTKILSSDLSHTPPTPFLDTSVFPISFHIKLDSSPVTDLRGITSQHSVHHSPVFRKTPAPASKWTLSFLLSQSCSDTTAFKEDSSVNNELHSSHSTTTPRTVAVHPDPRINTVAGRRGGCSTLGLHTVLALSSPGCYRIWTRRRNLTSHIPTIQRLFISQLAQGLKGDRYPRCVSDDLVSSLPYSLGRVLSIWSQHGPSARPSEITSLHSNHCKWQPSVGIENRERLNLNIFAFTSLILSCFGRMANFIFFSLAKYTHHASEYIMQKVSYFIRSIQSDCRGTGFLSCAMLPHLPVQSMGALQTTGHVICLETSFPLPLPKPHALPESLPSPPRLSASELQIPALDEADASVPACLRSQDDTELKKTEPEKRPKKVSQIRIRKTVPKPDPNLTPMGLPKPKRLKKKEFSLEEIYTNKNYKSPPPARSLETIFEEPKEKNGHLISVSQQKRKRILEFQDFTLPRKRKIRGKIKAVGSFTRAKRAALQSAELDVLLSQKLMDLEAFFAEEVEQEQASSI, encoded by the exons ATGCTCTCATCTGGAGTGGAGTCTCTCCTTGATTCTTCTGTGTCTGCTGTAATAGAGGAGTTGTACACTGGACTGCCGGAGAGCACAGAGCTCATGGCCGTGCCGGGGCCCAGCCTTGGATTAGATGCACAGTCTGATGGGCTGGTACCCGTGCTGGCACACAGGGATGGGCCATGGACTTCTGCCACGGGAAACTTCTGCCAGAAGACAGAGGATTTGGGTGATATGCTCCAGGTGATTTCTCATGGGCCAGCAGAATCCTTTCCTGAAGAATTATTACAGGCTGGAGACCTTGCAGAGgatgaaaaaagcagaagaggacACTTTAGGAAACTAGACTGTTCTAGTGATGGATACCAGAAAGAAGATGTAGAGGCACAAGGTGCTGAGGACCATCATGCTGAATGTTGTCCTTTAACTCCGGGGGAAGGTTGGTCAGAACAA GAGGACCCTCACTTAAACGAGCAAGGAACAAAGTCCTTGAGAACCTGCTGCGCTGAAACTGCAGGATCTGTGAGGAACACAG aagaaaaccaagCAAATGTTCAGGTGACAGCTGAAACTCTGCCAAAGCTCACTGAAGAAGTACAAGGTATGAAGGCTGATGGGACTAGAATATTTAGTAAAGCAGGATGCAGGAATGACAGAGTGAGTAAAGGTCTTCCACCTGAAAGCAATCAATGCCCAGACGTAGACACAGTCATGGCCAGAGCTGGGGTTTCAGAAACCAACATCTTAGGTTTTTTAGAGCCTTTAAAAGTCATGGACATTGGAGCAGCTACAGATTATCCACAAGAAACAAGTGACTATAGTGGGTCAAAAGCCCATGCTGCCATGCCATTGAGAGCAGGGGGGAATGGTGTATCTGTTTTGGAGATTAGAGAAGAAAAGTTACCCAGACAAAATCATCTTAATGAATTCAGTTCGTCGTTTGTTAGTTGCCAGACTTGTCAGCAGGATGAAGAAAATTATGCTTATGACTTCTTTAAGGGTACTGTACCTGAACAAAATGAACCTCGTGAATTGTTCTCAGCAGAAAGCTGTAGAACACTCTCCACACAAAGTTCTGAAGTTTTATGCCCGGTTCTGAAAAGCATCTCTTATCTGGACTTTGGAAATACGTCTCTAGAAAGCCGTTCTGCAGTTCATGGAATTACCAGTGAAACCCCCCAGAAGTACCTTCCCCAAAACATCAAACATCATACTCTTTATGATCATGGAACTGGGTTTTTGGAAAACCAAACCTCCACATCTGTACCAGTAGAACAGATCTCAGTGGTAAGGAACAAAGGATTATCTAGTGCAAAATCTGATCCTAGGGAATTAAGTGCTACTACAGGAAAATCACACAGCTCTGAACCTGAAGAGGCTGCTGAAGTCTGGAGAAAAATTGCTGTGGGAGATAATATTGAAATGTGTAGCTGGCCTGAAGCTCAAGAGGCTGCCAATTCTGAGCGTTGTCGTTCTCCAGTTTTTAGTTCTGTTGCTCCATCTTCTCATAAgttctcaaaagaaaaatttaaaatactccCTTCAGAAGGTGATAAGTTGAAAAAGGACCAGTGGCAATTCTCTGTCAGTGACCCATGCAAAAAtgatataaaagaaaattgtttgtGGGTGGAAACAAGTAACATTGCTTCCCATGAAACTGGACAGAGAGACATATGCTTTTATAGTACTGCCAATAAAATTCCTCCTCTCAGTAATCACAGCTGTCTTGACCTTGGTACCAAGCTAGGAAAAGACTCACCCAAGGCACAACTGCTTGAAAAGGAATCTGAGAGCAATACAACATCAGAAGAGTTTGCTGGTAGTTTAGTTGGAGCTCCAGAAGCTGAGAGTAGTGACAGCTTATCCAGTGGGAGCAAACCCAATTTGTTTTATACACTAAATGTAACTCTACCTCCTGTTTTACAAAAATCAAGAGAACCTCATTATAATGAGTGTCTTCCTTGTACTGCTAAAGAAGTTTCATGCAGGGACCAGGCTTGGGGTAATCTGTCTAGAAAAGAATCAGTTGGTGCTTCTGGAACAACAGTGGAACCAATTGCTGAAGTTTTGCTTCATGAAGACAAATTCAAGTCTTCTGTAAATTCCATGACTTCTGATAACCCTAATACAGCAATCAGAATATCCCAAATGAATGTAAAATCTTCTGCAGGAAATATGGAGAGAGTGGTCACTGGTTTAGAAAATGAACATTGTCACACATGGATTTGTAATAAtcagaatataaaaaaacaGTGTACAGCTGCCAGTACTTCCTGTATTTTATCAGGGAGTACACGTGTGGATGAAGTTTTCCTGGACAGTCATTCTTTTGGTGTTGAAGTTGGTAAGATTGAAGAAAATGATAATTTGGAAGGAGAGTCTTCATCAGGATTTAACAGTAAAGAGGCAATTACCTTTCCAGAAGCACATGCCCCTTTGGCACGTGGATGTCTTTGTGAAAATGACTGGGGCAACAGAGGTATAGCTCTGTATGGGATAAATGACATTCCCTCAGGAAAACCCATGTTTTGTTCAGCATATACTGCAGAGAAGTCTACTGCTACCTTGGCAAGAGATGAGATTTCTAATAAGAATATGGAGGTTGTGGAACAACTGGAACTTTGTAAAGTAACGGGCAGTGAAATTGTCAGTGACAGAGAGGAGGCAAAAGAACAGATTGGCATATGTGCTTCCCAGAGAGATGAATTTGATAAAACAAGAGCTGTGGATTCCCAAAATGCTCCTGGAAGCCATCAGAGAAATAAGACTAGTGAACAGCTATTAGTCAGATATTTGAACAAAAACACCTGTGCTCATAATTTTGGATTTTACAACTCTCTGTTAGGCCCACAGAAAAGAGAACTCAACACATGTGAGCAGGAAGAAATGCCATTGCTCACAGCTGATCCCTCCGGGTGTAGCACTTCAACCTGTGATCCACACCCAGCACCTGACAACGTGAACATTCCAACACAACATGCTGGCCAAACAGAAGAGACCCTTTGTCTAATGGGAAATCAGTTTCATCCATGTCAGAGGGAGTCTGATGTCCCAGTGCTGGGCAGTGAGCAACACTCAGAAAGTttaaccaaccaaccaaacactGGCTTACAAACCATGGGTGGTTCTgtggaaaaagatgaaattgGTCCTTATCACAGTGAAGAGATTCTGCTAAAAACAGGTGGTGACCTGCCTCTGTTAGACCATAGATATGCAAGAGAAACCAGGTTTGAAGGAGGTCTACAAGAGAATGTAATGGGTTTGGACTCTTCAATTGGTGTGAAAAATGAAGATTCTTTGGGATACATGGACTCCATCAGTGATCTAATTGAACAGAAGACAGTCAGACTGCAAGAATGTGAGAACAGATGcgaaagaaaaaataaaggaactcttgaagaaaacttttttgaTGACAAACAACATTGCTCACAGCAGGCTCATTTTATCGTATGtgcaaaagagaaagcagagctggagtttACAGGAAACAAAGCGCAGAAATCTTTGCCAAAGATGAAGTGGTTGGTGGAGAACCAGGAAAATACAACTAGTGCTCAATTTCTGCCCATTTCATCAATTAATGGGAGTCTTTCATACAAGCCAGAAAATAGGAATGTGCTTTCagatacagaaaacagagaaagtcTGAGTATAACTCCTATCTTAAATAACTCTTGTCCTCAGTTAACTTTTGAGCCTGGTAAAGAAACTGACGCTCAAAGGAGTGTTTGTCCATCTCATTTGGGAAAGTTTGACATCCAAGAATCTTGTGTTGAGACTCAGGCAGATTCAGAAACTGTGTCAGCTCTGCACTCTCACATCTCTCTGCCTGAGAAAGAAGAGTTGCATATGTCACCTGAGAGTACACAAAGAGATAATTATGATTCATCTGCAGCTGGAGCTTTTAGCCAAGGTACATCAATGAcaaaaattctttctgtaaCAATTTCCGTTAAGAAAAAATCCAGCAATGTTGAGGTTCCATCTTCAGGGAATGGATCAGCAGCTGGCTCTCTGAATGGTGCCAAAAGCTCAAGAGTTTGTGCCCACAGCAAAAGAAGTCTGGAAGGTGAAGGGCTTTGCACACCAACTGTG TGAATACCTATCTTAAATAAATCTTGCCCACAGTTAGCTTTTGAGCCTGGTAAAGAAACTGGTGATCAAAGGGGTATTTGTGCATTCCATTCTGAAAAGTTTGATATCAAAGAAACTTCTAACAGGACTCAGATGGATTCAGAAACAATGTCAGCTCTGAACTCTCACATCTCTCTgcctgagaaagaaaagctgtctATGTCACCTGAGAATACACAAAGAGATACTTCATCTTCAGATAAAAAATTTAGCAAAGATAGTTCAATGAcaaaaattctttctgtaaaaatttCCGTTAAGAAAAAATCCAGCAATGTTGAGGTTTCATCTTCAGGGAATGGATCAGCAGCTGGCTCTCTGAATGGTGCCAAAAGCTCAAGAGTTTGTGCCCACAGCAAAAGAAGTCTGGAAGGTGAAGGGCTTTGCACACCAGCTGTGAAAGGTATGGACATGAGCTCACCAAAAAGTCCTTCTGGTGAAGAGAAGTTTAAGAATACCTGTGTAGAACAGAAGATAGAAAAAGAGGTAGCCCCTAGAGGAAGGTTGCCCAAAGATTGTCCACGGGCCTTGGAAGATTCTAAAGAGTCTGGTAGCAAAATAGTCCCCCTCAGGACTGAGAATTATGGAAAGGTTTTGGAAGAAATCCGAAGATCCAAATTAAATcatctttcaaaagaaaggcaaaatgaTACAAAGCTCCCAAACTTAGCACATACCAGTGTACTTTCACAAACTGTGCATGATTATCAGGCTGGAGCTGTATCTGACACAGAGGCTGCCCCAGAAGCACAGGATAATACAACACCCACATTTTCTCCACCTCCGAGCACACTATCAGACAGCTGCAAACAACCATCCCCAAACTGTGTGGTTTGCAGTGAAGCATGTGTGCTTTACAAATTAAATGCACAGAGCAAAGATAATGTAAAGGAGGTAACAGAAGGCCAGGACAAAGCACCAACTCGTGCAGTTTGCAAGCAAAATGGGGCTTTAGGTTCAGAGAGACTTAATCAAATAGAGGAACATCAAGTACTTAAACAAAAGAAGTATGGAAAGGTGGAAGTACATCAGTTGGGCAAGGCACAACAAGAACAGAAGTTAGAACATCAGGAGAAAGCTAAAATCATACTGCAACCAAGTATGTTGCACAGTTCTGAACTCTTACACAGCTCTTCAGCTGAGTTGATGACATCTAGAAATACGAAGTTTGGAGGCGCTTCAGAGGAGATTCTTGCTGTAAGAGGCAGTGAAAGTAAACTATGTAGCACTTTACAAGAAGTTAAAACGCCAAAGATTACCACAGATTTTATTAGTTCACAGTTTTTGAAGACTCAGGATTTGGAGATGGAAAACCAGAACCTTAATTTAGGGTATGATGGGATCCCTGGTGCCTTTGGAACTACAAATAAACAAAGAGGAACTACAAATAAACTAAGAGGACCtcttccattaaaaatacaacCTGGAAGGGCATGCAAAAAAGTTCCTATGTTGTATCAGctaaaaacaggaagaaaaattaaaaaaattaaaagttcacCTTTCTTTGAGATTCCCCTGGAAGTATTCCCTAAACAGGAAAACACACTTCTGGAATCTTTGTACTTTCCATGTAAACCACCAGcagtggaaaaggaaacagcCATGAGATTTGCGCATATGCCAAGGCAGAGGGCCAAGGGGTGCAGTTTGTTGAACAGCttgaaatttagaaaatgtaCCAAAGACCCAGCATTGTTGAGCAAATTGTCTGCAATGGCCAACAAGCTCCTGGCCCCTGCCAAAAGCAGCCGTCACTTAGAACGTCTGCCATATTCTTCAGAAATTCTTCCAGTGGGTGACAGGTACAGCCAATGTAGAGCTAAAAATCTCTTGGAAGCCTTTTCTTGCATTAACAGGAACGTACACTCACGCTGGGCTGACAGCTGGTGTACCAAGATGTTCAGTTTTCAGCCTTTGGCCCTTTATCCTGTACAAACTACCAAAATACTTTCTTCAGACTTAAGCCACACGCCTCCGACCCCTTTCTTGGACACCTCCGTTTTCCCAATTTCTTTTCACATAAAATTGGACTCCAGTCCTGTGACAGACCTCAGAGGGATTACATCCCAGCACTCTGTACATCACAGCccagttttcagaaaaactcCAGCGCCAGCTTCAAAGTGGactttgtcttttctcctgTCTCAGAGCTGTTCAGATACAACAGCTTTCAAGGAAGATTCCAGTGTAAATAATGAGCTTCACTCCTCTCACTCCACAACAACCCCCAGGACTGTTGCTGTTCATCCTGACCCCAGAATAAACACTGTAGCTGGAAGAAGAGGAGGTTGTTCCACGCTTGGCCTTCACACAGTGTTAGCACTTTCTTCCCCTGGATGTTACAGGATTTGGACAAGAAGAAGAAACTTAACCAGTCATATTCCTACGATCCAGAGACTTTTTATATCGCAGCTGGCACAGGGTTTGAAAGGGGACAGGTACCCGAGGTGTGTATCCGATGACCTCGTCTCCTCATTGCCATACTCACTGGGCAGGGTATTGTCCATATGGAGTCAGCATGGTCCTTCTGCCCGTCCTTCTGAAATCACTTCTCTCCATTCCAATCACTGCAAGTGGCAGCCAAGTGTGGGCATCGAGAACAG GGAGAGG ctgaatttaaatatatttgcctTCACTTCTTTAATACTATCCTGTTTTGGCAGAATGgctaactttattttcttctcccttgcAAAATATACACACCATGCATCAGAGTATATAATGCAAAAGGTGAGCTACTTCATTAGGTCTATTCAGAGTGACTGCAGAGGAACTGGATTTCTGAG CTGTGCCATGTTACCACACTTACCTGTACAGAGTATGGGAGCACTGCAGACCACAGGCCATGTGATTTG